The segment TTGACCAAACAACATTAACGAAACATTGAAAAACGCAAaatcacattttatttttaagaaactgTGACAGAATTACATGCTTATTCGCTCCAGTACTTCTCATCGTCAACATCCTTCCCGTTATCCAACGAATCTTCACCGTCCGATTCGTTGACCAAACCCATCTTGAATCTCCTAACATCTTCCGCAGCAGCGTTCCTGAACAGCCCAATATCGACGGCTCCGGCCACCATGTTATAGCCACGTTCCCGGATCGCGGCGGGTCCGTCGTGTGGCATCGCGAACCCTGACAAGTAGGCCCCGCCTTTCGCTGGATCTGACGTCAGCACCGCCTTCTCCGCTCTCCTCATCATCTCTCTCACTTTCTTATGCCCCGGGTCCCACAAGTATCCTATGCTCGCGCTCAGATCCAACGGTCCCATCTGCACGCAGTCAACACCATCGACGGCTGCGATCTCATCAGCTTTCTTCACTCCTTCGGCTGACTCCACCTGGCACATGATGAGTAACTCGTCAGCGTAATTACCTAAATACCCTTCGTCGATTCCGTACTTGGACGCTCGCACCACCGTGTGCGCCGAACCACGGATCCCCTCAGGAGGAAACCGGCAATACGACACCGCTTTGGTCGCGTCCTTGCGAGATTCGATCATCGGAAACATGATTCCCTGTGGGCCTAGATCTAAGGCCTTTTTGGCCCATGTAGGACAGTTCTCCGGTAAGCGAAGAACGGCGGCTACACCGGCGGCGTTAAGAGCTCGGATGCAGTCTAGAGCTTCCGGTATGCCGCCGTGGCCGTGTTCCATGTCAACGACGACGTAATCGTAGCCGGAGTGAGCAGCGATCTCGGCTAGAGTCGGCGAAAAGGAGAGCAAGAACATGCCGTAGAGAGTTTCCCCTCCTTGGAGGCGGGATTTCAATGAGGTTTTGGATCGGGTGGCGATTCCTTCCACGGTGGGAGATGTGATGGCGGCGGCGGGGGAGTGATCAGCGGGAGATGAAGAGAATCGGATTGGAGTTAGGGTTTTCCTGGAAAATGTAACCGTGGATCTGACGGAGTTGAAATTTGAAGGTGATAGTTTCCCGATGATCGGAGGAGAGGAGTTAAAGAGATGTGTCGAATCTGTGGAGAAGATTGAAGCGGTGGCCATGGCGGTGTATGACCTGGGAAATATCGACAATTTTGCCTTTTGCTTAATTCAAGTGTTTGGTAGTGATAAGTCGTACTGACCAAATACCTAGTTAGCTTCAACTGTTTATCATCGTTCCCGAGCCAGACCAATGAACTTCTTGCTGTTTTATCTTCGTTCAAAAACGGCACAATGTGTCACTCGCACCTAATCAGATGCCACTAAAATTAAGGCTAATTCAAGCTTTTCTTCAAAACAAAGCACTGATATCTGAATATCTTACTTGATATCAACAAAATTACCTAACgagattaaaaatattcaaagaaaAAGCCAATCTAGGGTGAAGTCTTGACAAGGAAGCTGAAAACATACAATCATGCCTTGTACGAGAAAGAGGAGACTTTCTGCTATACCATGAAGCTATAAGATTCTTATCAAACACAACACTGCATCAGACCAAGGTTTGGCAGTTCCATGTATTTTATacgtttttgttttcatttcttttagtttttggtttagtTCGGTTATACTAAgacacactacaagaaaacgtgaGAGTAACGACTATCATTTACGACTATAAATGTGTAGTTGTAAATTAACTTCAACATTACGTCTAATTTACGACTATGTTAAAGTCTGTCGTAACTTAGACGTAATTTTGTTACTACAAAATTTAGTCATAAATTGGTTGTAATATGGTCGTAAATGTACGACTAAATTACATCGACAAACTACCATCTGATTAACGACCAATTTACGAGAAACGCAGTTGCACATTCATGGTTAAGTTATTATCAAACGTAAATatgttatttattataattaatgaagttatatatatatatatacatatatatatatatatatatatatatatatatatatatgatccaTGTTGATTATGATGATCCATTCTATCTTCAGTGGTTTCACGAACTGATACAAGATCTGGTTGCTAAGGTCACCACATCAtctatgtatttcacacgaggctacacttttcacacTTACGAATATCGAAATCGGCGAGCAACAATGAACTATGGAGTATATGTGAAAGGTGAAACTGATGTCTATGAAATCTTACAAGAGATCCTCGAAGTGGAGCTCTCCGGCCTGGTGAAACTGAAATGCGTTCTCTTCAAATGTGACTGGTTTGACCCCACCGCCAATAGAAGTGTTCAGTATAGCAAGTTTGGAGTTGTTGATATAAATGCTATACGGAGGTATAACAAATTTGAACCTTACATATTGGCATCTCAAGCAAACCAAGTTTGTTTTTATTCCATACCGGAGGATCATATAATCTGGAATATCTTGGTTAGCCACTA is part of the Brassica rapa cultivar Chiifu-401-42 chromosome A09, CAAS_Brap_v3.01, whole genome shotgun sequence genome and harbors:
- the LOC103833931 gene encoding 2-keto-3-deoxy-L-rhamnonate aldolase produces the protein MATASIFSTDSTHLFNSSPPIIGKLSPSNFNSVRSTVTFSRKTLTPIRFSSSPADHSPAAAITSPTVEGIATRSKTSLKSRLQGGETLYGMFLLSFSPTLAEIAAHSGYDYVVVDMEHGHGGIPEALDCIRALNAAGVAAVLRLPENCPTWAKKALDLGPQGIMFPMIESRKDATKAVSYCRFPPEGIRGSAHTVVRASKYGIDEGYLGNYADELLIMCQVESAEGVKKADEIAAVDGVDCVQMGPLDLSASIGYLWDPGHKKVREMMRRAEKAVLTSDPAKGGAYLSGFAMPHDGPAAIRERGYNMVAGAVDIGLFRNAAAEDVRRFKMGLVNESDGEDSLDNGKDVDDEKYWSE